In one Rutidosis leptorrhynchoides isolate AG116_Rl617_1_P2 chromosome 8, CSIRO_AGI_Rlap_v1, whole genome shotgun sequence genomic region, the following are encoded:
- the LOC139863566 gene encoding UPF0481 protein At3g47200-like, protein MVAVFNKELLSWYLITLKLKETVDAGLIPTSSQSIESPNQEIQNSSDAIQIAINGDSENPTEGPKSPESEWVISVREKLGLAQKDDVAGTWGKLCIYKVPQYLRDGEDKAYIPNIVSLGPYHHGKKRLRAMDRHKWRAFYQILKRGDQDAKMYLDSIKELEERARDCYEGHITFSSNDFVEMMVLDGCFVLELFRGATEGFMRLGYSRCDPVFAMRGSMHSIQRDMVMLENQIPLFILDRLLGLQFGQPDQKGLVAKLALQFFDPLMPTDEPLTKSERNRMELTLGLTSPFDPLSDSYLHCLHVFRQSLLRTGPRLEPKRWIKRWSHNSRVADKRRTQLIHCVTELKEAGIKFKKRKTDRFWDIKFENGILKIPRLLIHDGTKSLFLNLIAFEQSHLDCGNEITSYVIFMDNLINSQEDVGYLHYCGIIEHWLGSDADVADLFNRLCQEVVFDINNSYLSKLSEKVNRFYNHRWNSWRASLMHNYFSNPWAIISFFAAVVLLLLTSAQTFYGVYGYYRPPS, encoded by the coding sequence ATGGTGGCTGTGTTCAACAAAGAACTATTAAGCTGGTATCTAATTACTCTAAAACTTAAAGAAACCGTTGATGCCGGATTAATCCCAACTTCTAGCCAATCAATCGAGTCTCCAAATCAGGAAATACAGAATTCGTCCGATGCAATTCAGATTGCGATCAATGGTGATTCTGAAAACCCGACAGAGGGTCCAAAATCACCCGAATCTGAATGGGTCATCAGCGTTAGAGAAAAACTCGGTCTTGCTCAAAAAGATGACGTGGCAGGAACATGGGGAAAACTCTGCATCTATAAAGTTCCACAGTATTTGCGTGATGGTGAAGATAAAGCTTATATACCGAATATCGTCTCTTTAGGCCCGTACCACCATGGAAAAAAGCGTTTGCGGGCCATGGACCGCCATAAATGGCGGGCCTTTTACCAGATATTGAAACGTGGTGATCAAGATGCTAAGATGTATCTCGATTCAATTAAAGAACTTGAAGAACGCGCACGTGATTGTTATGAAGGACATATTACTTTTAGTAGTAATGATTTTGTTGAAATGATGGTTCTTGATGGTTGTTTTGTTCTCGAGCTTTTTCGTGGGGCCACAGAAGGGTTCATGAGGCTCGGGTATTCACGTTGCGATCCGGTTTTTGCGATGCGGGGATCGATGCATTCGATACAAAGAGATATGGTAATGCTCGAGAATCAGATTCCGTTATTTATACTTGACCGATTACTCGGGCTCCAGTTCGGTCAGCCCGATCAGAAAGGGTTGGTGGCAAAACTAGCTTTACAGTTTTTCGACCCGTTAATGCCAACAGATGAACCGTTGACGAAAAGTGAGAGGAATAGAATGGAATTGACACTCGGGTTAACCAGCCCGTTTGACCCGTTATCTGATTCGTATCTTCATTGTCTTCATGTATTTAGGCAGAGTCTATTGCGGACTGGGCCACGGCTCGAACCAAAAAGATGGATCAAGCGATGGTCTCATAATAGTCGAGTTGCAGACAAACGTAGGACGCAGCTCATACACTGTGTAACCGAGCTTAAAGAAGCCGGTATCAAATTCAAGAAAAGAAAAACCGATCGTTTTTGGGATATAAAATTCGAAAACGGGATTCTAAAAATACCCCGTCTCTTAATCCATGACGGAACCAAATCACTATTTCTTAACTTAATCGCATTCGAGCAATCACATTTAGATTGCGGAAACGAAATTACATCGTACGTAATCTTTATGGATAATCTGATAAACTCACAAGAAGATGTCGGGTACCTTCACTATTGTGGGATTATCGAACATTGGTTAGGGAGTGATGCTGACGTGGCGGATCTGTTTAATCGGTTGTGTCAAGAGGTTGTGTTTGATATCAACAACAGTTATCTTTCAAAGCTTTCGGAAAAAGTTAATCGGTTTTATAATCATCGATGGAATTCGTGGCGTGCGAGTTTAATGCATAATTATTTTAGTAATCCTTGGGCTATTATCTCATTTTTTGCAGCTGTAGTCCTTCTGCTTCTTACTTCTGCACAGACGTTTTATGGTGTTTATGGGTATTATAGACCACCTTCATAA
- the LOC139863567 gene encoding protein RER1A-like isoform X2, translated as MMDPGTNPTTTTHPSTDIPPSSGALHSTDTPAAAVQRWAFVVSQRYQHLLDKSTPFVLYRWIIFCMISIIYTIRVLYVQGFYVVSYALGIYILNLLITFLSPQVDPEFQDLADGPTLPSRNSDEFRPFVRRLPEFKFWYSITKAFCIAFVLTFFSAFDVPVFWPILLFYWIILFTLTMKKQILHMVKYKYVPFSFGKQRYDQKRASLTETASVLPRD; from the exons ATGATGGATCCAGGAACAAACCCTACTACCACTACTCATCCCAGCACCGACATCCCACCATCATCAGGCGCGTTACATTCAACCGACACTCCTGCAGCAGCCGTACAACGCTGGGCATTTGTGGTCTCACAACGCTACCAACATCTGCTTGACAAGTCAACACCGTTTGTACTCTACCGGTGGATCATCTTCTGTATGATCTCCATTATTTACACTATTCGCGTGCTGTACGTGCAAGGGTTTTACGTTGTCTCATATGCGTTAGGGATTTATATCCTTAATCTCTTGATAACGTTTCTATCTCCTCAGGTTGATCCTGAATTTCAGGACCTGGCCGATGGTCCCACGTTACCGTCACGGAACTCAGATGAGTTCCGGCCGTTTGTTCGCCGTCTTCCGGAGTTTAAGTTTTG GTACTCTATAACGAAGGCCTTCTGCATTGCTTTCGTGTTGACATTCTTTAGTGCGTTTGACGTGCCTGTTTTTTGGCCTATACTCCTTTTTTATTGGATCATCTTATTCACTCTCACCATGAAGAAGCAGATACTACATATGGTCAAATACAAATATGTCCCATTTTCCTTTGGAAAACAG AGGTACGATCAAAAGAGGGCAAGTTTAACAGAAACTGCAAGTGTTCTTCCCAGAGATTGA
- the LOC139863567 gene encoding protein RER1A-like isoform X1, translating to MMDPGTNPTTTTHPSTDIPPSSGALHSTDTPAAAVQRWAFVVSQRYQHLLDKSTPFVLYRWIIFCMISIIYTIRVLYVQGFYVVSYALGIYILNLLITFLSPQVDPEFQDLADGPTLPSRNSDEFRPFVRRLPEFKFWYSITKAFCIAFVLTFFSAFDVPVFWPILLFYWIILFTLTMKKQILHMVKYKYVPFSFGKQVYFLFPFYPQRCSTSLHSFTKYFHIQRYDQKRASLTETASVLPRD from the exons ATGATGGATCCAGGAACAAACCCTACTACCACTACTCATCCCAGCACCGACATCCCACCATCATCAGGCGCGTTACATTCAACCGACACTCCTGCAGCAGCCGTACAACGCTGGGCATTTGTGGTCTCACAACGCTACCAACATCTGCTTGACAAGTCAACACCGTTTGTACTCTACCGGTGGATCATCTTCTGTATGATCTCCATTATTTACACTATTCGCGTGCTGTACGTGCAAGGGTTTTACGTTGTCTCATATGCGTTAGGGATTTATATCCTTAATCTCTTGATAACGTTTCTATCTCCTCAGGTTGATCCTGAATTTCAGGACCTGGCCGATGGTCCCACGTTACCGTCACGGAACTCAGATGAGTTCCGGCCGTTTGTTCGCCGTCTTCCGGAGTTTAAGTTTTG GTACTCTATAACGAAGGCCTTCTGCATTGCTTTCGTGTTGACATTCTTTAGTGCGTTTGACGTGCCTGTTTTTTGGCCTATACTCCTTTTTTATTGGATCATCTTATTCACTCTCACCATGAAGAAGCAGATACTACATATGGTCAAATACAAATATGTCCCATTTTCCTTTGGAAAACAGGTATATTTTTTATTCCCATTTTACCCTCAACGTTGCAGTACTTCATTACATTCATTCACCAAGTATTTTCATATACAGAGGTACGATCAAAAGAGGGCAAGTTTAACAGAAACTGCAAGTGTTCTTCCCAGAGATTGA
- the LOC139863721 gene encoding uncharacterized protein, translated as MGTTWRHIIQAGKRIDTMGVDFTGSFYKLIGEGAGTSFWHEDWTGHGSLKNQFGRLYALEVNKEATVMDQLQFVDGNRNFSWVWSRYPRGRSMGELNALISLLSSLQPSGKSLDEWLWKGSNDGRFTTKILATLVDQQKLTSHPSVTETIVNKAIPQKVNIFIWRSLLQRIPVRVELDKRGMDLDSVLCPLCNAETESVSHALLHCDEVYKVWKGIDSWWNMDIDTSSVNAALSTIPSSINYAMGKTIWQATMWVVTYSIWNARNKKVFSNASWNHANILNEVQLKSFQWISKRLKKSNLEWSQWLINPGYYVTHPNKQGIG; from the coding sequence ATGGGAACAACATGGAGGCATATCATTCAAGCGGGAAAACGCATAGACACGATGGGGGTTGACTTTACGGGTTCTTTTTACAAACTGATTGGAGAAGGAGCGGGCACTTCTTTTTGGCACGAAGATTGGACTGGTCACGGTTCGTTGAAAAACCAATTCGGAAGATTGTATGCACTAGAGGTTAATAAAGAGGCTACTGTTATGGATCAACTTCAATTCGTGGATGGTAATCGCAATTTCAGTTGGGTATGGTCACGCTACCCTAGAGGAAGGTCAATGGGTGAACTAAATGCATTAATCAGCTTGTTATCGTCTCTACAACCTAGCGGGAAATCATTGGATGAATGGCTATGGAAAGGTAGTAATGATGGCAGGTTCACAACAAAAATTCTTGCAACCTTGGTAGACCAACAAAAGCTCACAAGCCACCCTTCTGTTACCGAAACCATTGTCAACAAAGCAATACCGCAAAAGGTCAATATCTTTATTTGGAGATCCTTACTTCAAAGAATTCCGGTAAGAGTTGAGCTAGATAAGAGGGGAATGGATCTTGACTCGGTTTTGTGTCCGCTATGCAATGCCGAGACTGAATCCGTAAGCCATGCCCTTCTACATTGCGATGAGGTTTATAAAGTATGGAAAGGCATTGATAGTTGGTGGAACATGGACATAGACACTTCTTCCGTGAATGCAGCACTATCAACCATCCCGAGCTCGATCAACTATGCAATGGGTAAAACTATATGGCAGGCGACAATGTGGGTAGTCACATACTCAATTTGGAACGCAAGGAACAAAAAGGTGTTTTCAAATGCTAGTTGGAACCATGCTAACATCCTTAATGAGGTGCAACTCAAAAGCTTTCAATGGATCTCCAAACGTTTAAAGAAAAGTAATCTCGAGTGGAGTCAATGGCTTATTAACCCGGGGTATTATGTCACGCATCCAAACAAGCAGGGTATAGGCTAG